A genomic stretch from Moraxella nasicaprae includes:
- a CDS encoding NADP-dependent malic enzyme yields MTIENDTASINDADLKKQQFEQAALHYHEHPRPGKISVTPTKQIANQRDLALAYSPGVAVPCLEIEKDPKLAAKYTARNNLVGVITNGTAVLGLGNIGALASKPVMEGKGVLFKKFAGIDVFDIEIDQNDPDKFIEAVASLEPTFGGINLEDIKAPECFKIERELRERMNIPVFHDDQHGTAIIAAAALLNALKIVNKNIADIKVVCSGAGAAAISCLELIIALGATRSNIFVLDSRGVITNRRENLDESKQRFAQDSDATTLDEVITDADFFLGLSGPGILSQEMVKRMAKDPIIFALANPTPEIMPELAHAARPDVIMATGRSDYPNQVNNALCFPYIFRGALDVGATIVNEEMKIACVHAIAAMAHTEESLEETKKSAGLGRQFGREYLIPGPLEPNLILNIAPAVAKAAMDSGVATLPIEDFDAYRQKLSEFVYNSALAMKPVFTQAKSAPKRIVYCEGEDPNVLRAVQVVVDENMAQPILIGRPDVIQAQIDALGLRLTLGSNVQVVDLNNNPKYEDYWKFYHKNNQRLGVSEELARRDVRRKSTLLGALMVEKGDADGMLCGTFGYYDLHLNYVRRVIGKKDSVSDLYAMSGVIMQNRTLFIADPYIHEDPTAEQIAEMTVLAAQSVRRFGVEPRVALLSHSDFGTSNRESAQKMRQVHDLLTQMNVDFEFDGEMHGDTALDVRIREENHPFSTLKGSANLLIMPTLDAAHISFNLLKSATGSATIGPILLGADKPAHILVPSSTARRIVNMTAIVVTDAQQNDK; encoded by the coding sequence GACTATTGAAAATGACACCGCATCTATCAATGATGCCGATCTAAAAAAACAGCAGTTTGAACAAGCTGCCTTGCACTATCACGAACACCCACGCCCTGGTAAAATCAGCGTTACCCCAACCAAACAAATCGCCAACCAGCGAGATTTGGCATTGGCATACTCGCCAGGCGTTGCTGTGCCATGTCTTGAAATCGAAAAAGACCCAAAACTTGCCGCCAAATATACCGCTCGTAACAATCTGGTTGGTGTCATTACCAACGGTACAGCCGTGCTTGGCTTGGGCAACATCGGTGCATTAGCCTCAAAACCTGTGATGGAAGGCAAAGGCGTACTGTTTAAGAAATTTGCTGGTATTGATGTATTTGACATCGAAATCGACCAAAACGACCCAGACAAGTTCATCGAAGCAGTGGCAAGTCTTGAACCCACTTTTGGTGGTATCAACCTAGAAGACATCAAAGCCCCAGAATGCTTCAAAATCGAAAGAGAATTGCGTGAACGCATGAACATTCCTGTGTTTCACGATGACCAGCACGGTACAGCCATCATTGCTGCCGCTGCCTTATTGAACGCCCTAAAAATCGTCAATAAAAACATCGCTGACATCAAAGTTGTCTGCTCTGGTGCTGGTGCTGCTGCCATCTCTTGCCTAGAACTCATCATTGCACTTGGTGCGACTCGCTCCAACATCTTTGTGCTAGATTCTCGTGGTGTCATCACCAATCGTCGTGAAAATCTGGACGAATCCAAACAACGCTTCGCTCAGGACTCTGATGCCACTACTTTGGACGAAGTCATCACTGACGCTGACTTTTTCTTGGGTCTGTCAGGACCTGGCATTCTAAGCCAAGAAATGGTCAAACGCATGGCAAAAGACCCTATTATCTTTGCCCTTGCCAACCCAACCCCTGAAATCATGCCTGAGCTTGCTCACGCTGCTCGTCCTGATGTCATCATGGCAACGGGTCGTTCTGATTATCCAAACCAAGTCAATAATGCCCTGTGTTTCCCTTACATTTTCCGTGGTGCATTAGATGTGGGTGCAACCATTGTCAATGAAGAGATGAAGATTGCTTGTGTTCACGCCATCGCAGCGATGGCTCACACCGAAGAGTCTTTGGAAGAAACCAAAAAGAGTGCAGGCTTAGGCAGACAATTTGGTCGTGAATACCTCATTCCAGGACCACTAGAACCAAATCTTATCCTAAATATCGCCCCAGCCGTTGCAAAAGCTGCAATGGATAGCGGTGTGGCAACTTTGCCAATCGAAGATTTTGATGCTTACCGCCAAAAACTTTCTGAGTTCGTCTATAACTCAGCATTGGCAATGAAGCCTGTCTTTACCCAAGCCAAATCTGCACCAAAACGCATCGTGTACTGTGAAGGCGAAGATCCAAATGTCCTTCGTGCCGTGCAAGTGGTGGTTGATGAAAACATGGCACAGCCAATCCTGATTGGTCGTCCCGATGTCATTCAAGCACAGATTGACGCATTGGGCTTGCGTCTGACTTTGGGCAGCAATGTACAAGTAGTGGATTTAAACAACAATCCAAAATATGAAGACTACTGGAAATTCTACCACAAGAACAATCAACGCTTGGGCGTTTCTGAGGAACTGGCTCGCCGTGATGTTCGCCGTAAGTCAACCCTGCTGGGTGCATTGATGGTTGAAAAAGGTGACGCTGATGGTATGCTGTGTGGTACTTTTGGTTACTACGATTTACATCTAAACTATGTTCGCCGTGTGATTGGCAAAAAAGACAGCGTCAGCGACCTGTACGCCATGAGCGGTGTCATCATGCAAAATCGCACGCTATTCATCGCGGACCCTTATATCCACGAAGACCCAACCGCTGAGCAAATCGCTGAGATGACCGTACTGGCAGCTCAAAGCGTGCGTCGTTTTGGTGTTGAGCCTCGTGTGGCGTTGCTGTCGCATTCTGATTTTGGTACTTCAAACCGTGAATCCGCCCAAAAAATGCGTCAAGTTCACGACTTATTGACTCAGATGAATGTTGATTTTGAATTTGATGGCGAAATGCACGGCGATACCGCTCTTGATGTGCGTATCCGTGAAGAAAACCACCCATTTAGCACCCTAAAAGGTTCGGCAAACCTACTGATTATGCCAACTTTGGACGCAGCTCACATCTCGTTCAACTTACTAAAATCAGCCACAGGTTCAGCAACCATCGGTCCAATCCTATTGGGTGCTGACAAGCCTGCACACATCTTGGTGCCGTCATCAACCGCTCGTCGTATCGTGAATATGACCGCCATTGTGGTGACAGACGCACAGCAAAACGACAAATAA